In the genome of Meles meles chromosome 2, mMelMel3.1 paternal haplotype, whole genome shotgun sequence, one region contains:
- the LOC123933678 gene encoding UDP-glucuronosyltransferase 2B31-like isoform X1, which produces MSTKWISVLLLLQLSCYFSSGSCGKVLVWPTEYSHWINIKTILDELVQRGHEVTVLTSSASILVDPSKSSAIKYEIFPASILKDDFKDFVRKMLDIWIYNLPRDTFWTYFSQMQEIFWKSSDCIQKLCEDVVLNRNLMTKLRESRFDVILADTIGPCGELLAELLKIPLVYTLRFSPGYEFEKHSGGLPFPPSYVPIIFSELSDQMTFMERVKNMIYVLYFDFWFQTYNEKSWDQFYSEVLGRPTTLSELRRKAQIWLIRTYWDFEFPRPILPNFEFVGGLHCKPAKPLPEEMEEFVQSSGENGIVVFTLGSMISNMPEEKANVIASALAQIPQKVLWRFAGKKPDKLGPNTRLYDWIPQNDLLDTKRML; this is translated from the exons ATGTCTACGAAGTGGATTTCTGTTCTTCTGCTGCTACAGCTGAGTTGTTACTTCAGCTCTGGGAGTTGTGGAAAGGTGCTGGTGTGGCCCACAGAATATAGCCACTGGATTAATATAAAGACAATCCTGGATGAACTTGTCCAGAGAGGTCACGAAGTGACTGTTCTGACATCTTCAGCTTCCATTCTTGTTGATCCGAGCAAATCATCTGCTATCAAGTATGAGATTTTCCCTGCATCCATACTTAAAGATGATTTTAAGGATTTCGTCAGAAAAATGCTCGATATATGGATATATAACTTGCCAAGAGATACATTTTGGACATATTTTTCACAAATGcaagaaatattttggaaatctTCTGACTGTATTCAAAAGCTCTGTGAGGATGTAGTTTTGAATAGGAATCTCATGACAAAACTACGAGAATCGAGGTTTGATGTCATTCTTGCAGATACCATTGGACCCTGTGGTGAGCTGCTGGCTGAGCTACTTAAAATACCTTTAGTGTACACTCTCCGCTTCTCTCCTGGCTATGAGTTTGAAAAGCACAGTGGAGGACTTCCTTTCCCTCCGTCCTATGTGCCTATTATCTTCTCAGAATTAAGTGATCAAATGACATTCATGGAGAGAGTAAAAAATATGATCTATGTGCTTTATTTTGACTTTTGGTTCCAGACATATAATGAGAAGAGTTGGGATCAGTTTTACAGTGAAGTACTAG gaAGACCCACTACATTGTCTGAGTTAAGGAGGAAGGCTCAAATATGGCTCATTCGAACCTACTGGGATTTTGAATTTCCTCGCCCAATCCTACCAAATTTTGAGTTTGTTGGAGGACTCCACTGTAAACCTGCCAAACCCCTGCCTGAG GAAATGGAAGAGTTTGTCCAGAGCTCTGGAGAAAATGGCATTGTGGTGTTTACACTGGGATCTATGATCAGTAACATGCCAGAGGAAAAAGCCAATGTGATTGCATCAGCACTTGCACAGATTCCACAAAAG GTTCTATGGAGATTTGCTGGCAAGAAACCAGACAAATTAGGGCCAAATACTCGGCTGTATGACTGGATCCCCCAGAATGACCTTCTTG